A section of the Maylandia zebra isolate NMK-2024a linkage group LG8, Mzebra_GT3a, whole genome shotgun sequence genome encodes:
- the LOC143419966 gene encoding mucin-13-like, which translates to MKDTTSKEFKETADEIVAALDEVYKGQDGYSGSVVLKLLPSASRMLRAPPGIIAVLQIIFKASSEIKEDDVIKELENNTCDNCVLSGATFEPTDLCAENPCDVKTSNCTSQDGAYSCTCLEKHLQTDFSDRMCTACPSGSRFKDNTCVKCSFGYSGLECSENWQLILVIVGSVLGGLLLIALILLPIIPTISSKKISKTGKDGDIENPYMNQDSFTFKGFTTLPIFSNGAPKLPRATNSTTTISITNLEITSNSRQSPVFVDNSSELYSDQNNTNSQAQHQNNLYAVKRPQIKPHAQSQGYDNPYYQYDSESNFS; encoded by the exons atgaaagatACCACATCAAAGGAATTTAAAGAAACTGCAGATGAAATTGTTGCTGCG ctggatgaagtTTATAAAGGGCAGGACGGTTACTCTGGCTCTGTAGTGCTGAAACTCTT GCCAAGCGCCAGTCGTATGCTGAGGGCACCCCCAGGGATCATTGCTGTACTACAGATCATCTTCAAAGCCAGTTCTGAAATCAAAGAAGATGATGTTATAAAGGAGTTAGAAAACAATACTTGTGATAACTGTGTGCTGAGTGGGGCAACATTTGAGC CAACAGACCTGTGTGCTGAAAACCCTTGTGATGTAAAAACTTCAAACTGCACATCACAGGATGGAGCTTACAGCTGTACCTGTTTGGAAAAACATTTGCAAACAGACTTCAGTGACAGAATGTGCACTG cttGTCCTAGTGGGTCCAGATTTAAAGATAATACATGTGTGAA aTGTTCGTTTGGTTATTCTGGTTTGGAATGCAGTGAAA aCTGGCAGCTCATTCTGGTAATTGTGGGCTCTGTTCTTGGGGGACTGCTGCTCATAGCCCTCATCCTTCTACCAATAATCCCTACCAT ATCCTCAAAGAAAATCTCCAAAACCGGCAAAGATGGAGATATAGAAAACCCATACATGAACCAGGATTCGTTCACATTTAAAGGGTTCACTACCCTGCCAATTTTTTCCAATGGTGCGCCCAAACTCCCACGAGCCAccaactccaccaccaccatcagcaTAACCAACCTGGAGATAACTTCAAACAGTCGACAAAGCCCTGTCTTTGTGGACAACAGCTCG GAGTTATATAGTGaccaaaataacacaaactccCAGGCTCAACATCAGAACAACCTCTACGCTGTGAAACGACCCCAGATCAAACCACACGCTCAGAGCCAAGGCTACGATAACCCTTACTACCAGTACGACAGTGAAAGCAACTTCAGTTAG